The nucleotide sequence CGGCGAGACAACTGTAGAGGTCTTTTGTATCCTTGATCGTCTCCGGCACCCGGGTGGACCCATCGTAGATCCTTCGAGCAGGAGGCGATAGGTCTCTTTGGTGTAAAAGGCCGAGTCGGCCACGATATAGGGCATATCATCTCTAGTGAACTGCTCTTGAAACTTCTTCACTGTCTCCGAAAGGTTTTCTTATCGTTACTGTTGCCGCTGAGCGCCTCGACCCACAGCGGCAAAGAAGTTTTGTTGACGCTTATCATCTGCGCAACTACCTGGTTCAGCTCGGGAGAGTTGTCCTTGGAGTAGCCCTTGGTGATCTGTATTACTCCCTCCTCAACTTTTTCGACATTACTGTTATACTCGCCGTGAACACTGAAAGTAGTCGAGTCGAGGTGAGCAAATCGGGTATCAACCCCCTGATCCGCCAGTATCTGTGAAGCAACCGAAAAAACAGCTCGGTAATTCCATACTCATAAAAGCCCATGGCGTTTAAGACCATCGCCACGACTGCCTCGCCTATGGTCACTTTTCTTTCACCGTTTTCCACATGCCGGTCAATCAGCTCGGCCAACCGGATCTCTTTACACACCCCTGCGACAATGCCGAGGTGTTGAATCAGTTTCGATGAGTAGTTCTCCAGGGAGGAATTGATACTAGTCACCTGTTTAGGTTCTCAACATTGAATAATTTAAAAAACGATTAATCTGCCCTTGAAAGTAGGTAATTTCCCAATTTTGCCAGTTTCGGCCTTGCGCTCCTCGATTAATTTTCCTACCATTCAAACAGAGGTGAATTCATCCTCTACTCGGATGAAGTAAAAGAGTTGTTTCTTTGCGTGATGGAAGATGCCAAAAAGAAATTCGAACCGAAGCTAATTCAATACACAATAATGAGTAACCACGTCCATTTGATTGTAAAAGCCGAAAATTATATGTGGAGCGGACTCTATGAACTGAAAAAAGGGAGGTTGAGACTACTCGATCCACCGGATGAGTGGTTGAAACTGATAATATAACCGAAGATCACAACTAAAAATCCAATTAGGGCTTTCAAGAGAGATCCCGATGAACCACTCTTTTAGTATTCCATAGGCGAAAAATCACCTGAAATTTCGATACATCCATCCAATACTCTATTAGAAGCTCAATTTGTGATACAATCTGCAAATCAGCAAGCCCAATTAGTATGAGGCCATGTCATTTTCTGATTTTTGACCTCTCATCATATCCATTTTTTCTCACGATGAAGCAGAATAGATTATAAAAAAGTACATTATCCCTGTTTTCCTCCCATATCTCGTCCTCCGTCCCCTATTGATTGGATCAATTCAGGACAAATCGGATCGGATAACGAAACCGCACGGCCACAGGTTTTCCGTTGGCTTCGGCCGGGCCGCATTGCAGTCCTTCCAACGCTTTTACGGCCGCTTCGGCAAAGCCGTTTTTCGGGTCTTTCAAAACAATGACTTGTCTGACTAACCCGGTCTGATCTATGTAGAGTTCCACATACACAACAGCTTCCAGCTTCTGGCGCAGAGCCATGGGCGGATACTCAATCCGGTCCAGAATCTCCTCTACGGGAATAACCGGAATTTTAGAGATTTTATGCTGGGGAAGGTATTCAGGCTCCTGTTCGACCACGGGAGAAACGGTTTCCTCCTCCTCCACGACTTCTTCGTCGACCTGGATAATCTTCTCCGCAACCGAAGGTTGGTCATTCACTTCGGTAACTTCTTTTTTAGGCTGCGGTTTCGGAGGGGGCGGCGGTGGAATATACTCTTGAAAATCGACCAATTTGATAACTTCCGCTTCCGGTACGGCAACAACGGCTTCTCTGGTAATGGAAAAACGAAAATAGAGCAGCAATAGTACATGAGCCAAAGCTGCCAGGCCGATCATACTGAAACGGATGAAGGTTGTACGGGAGGAATGAGATGATGTCAGGGTCATTACAAATCCTCCTTTACCACGAAACTGACCACACGGTGCTGCAGGAGCTGAAGGATCTGAACCACTTCATTCACATAGCGGTAAGGAGTCGATCTGTCCGCCAGAATATGGATTCTCAAATCGGGAAACTCGACAAAGGCTGCGGTGATAAGCATTTCCAGCTCCTCCGCGTTGACCGGATCCCCGTCGACAACGACAACCCCTTCCTGGTCGATCCAGATTTCCAACTGGTGCTCCGCATCGGTCAGTTCAACCTGTTTCGCCTCGGGATATTCAATCCGAACCTCTTTCCGGTAATTGATCAGCGAAAGGAGCATAATAAAAACCAGAAGGAGAAATCCGATATCCGACATGGCCGATAAAGGCGTTCTGGGCGGCCGGCGGGAACTTTTCAGCTGAATCACGATGATCCTCCCTCTTCCGCCGCCATGATAAAGGAAAAATTTTCGATTTTCCGGATGCGGATGGTATGGAGCGTATCCACAAATCGCTGATAAGGCACATCGGGATCAATGAGCAAAGCCACTGTCAGATTGGGATGGACCCGGAGGTTCACGTCCAAAAGTTCATCCAGATCTTCCCCGTTCAGGGACTTTTCCTGAAAGACCAAATCTCCCGAGGCGGTCAAATTGAGTTTCAGGAGATCTTCCTTCTGGACAATCCGCGGCTTCTCCTTGGAAGGCAGATTGACCAGAAATCCCTTGTTCGTGTTGAATCCGGCAATCACCAGAAAGTAGATGATCAGGAGAAAACTCAGATCGTTGAGGGCTCCCATGGGATCATCCGCTTTGTGGGTGAAAAATTTCTTCAACTTCACGCAGTCGTTTCCTTCAGGGATTGCCGCGTAGAGGTTTGCTCCTGTCGAATGGATACCGCCGCAACCATATCGCTGGCCACTTTGGTAATATCCGCCGCAAAGGAATCCACCCGATGGGAGAGGATATTGTACCCCACCAGGGCGACAATCGCGATAATCAGACCGAAGACGGTTGTCATGAGGGCTTCGTATATCCCGTTGGCAACCAGCTGGGCATTCACATCGGCCGCTTCAGCAATGGACCGGAAGGCGCCGATCATACCTGAAACGGTTCCCAGAAATCCCGTCAAGGGACCAATGGACGCTAAAGCGGAAAGAAAATTGAAACCATTCTCCAGCCGGCGGATCTGCTCCTGCCCCTCCGCTTCCACGGCTTTTTCCATCCGGTGTTCCCCGTAGGGAGCATTTTTCAGGACCTCTCTCAGGATCCTTCCGGAAACATTCCGGGGCTTCAAACTGTTCAAATACTCCTCTGCCTGGGAAATCCGTCCGTGCTCTATCAGGTCCAGGGCCTCCCGGCGGACTTTTCCGGTTCTCAGATCATGGAAAAGAATATAGAAAACCCTCTCCAGGATCAGAGCAACCGTAAGTATGGAAAATATCAGCAGGGGCCACATAAAAACCCCGCCCATTTCGAAGAAACGGAATAAACTCCATTGTTCTGTCATTTTTCTTTCTCCTATAGTATTGCAGACACTTTTTTCAACTGTCTAATCATCTTTCATTTTATCACTCTTTTTCAAAGTGATATCCGAGCGGGGGATTTTTTCCTCCCACAGGGACTGCCAAGTCACCGCCAGGGTAAAGAAGCCGGCGGTCTCCTCATAATCCCTCAACAGGGTTCCCGAATCCCGAACCGGGATCAGTTCTTCCGGCAGATAGGCCGTGCTGTAACAGCCGTCCCAGGTGACTCCTTCTTCCCGGACGTATCTCTTTTCCGGGTCTTTGCAGGAATCCGGTTTGGGGAATTTGTCTCCGTACCCGTACAACTCCGGAAAAAGCAGAGACTCCAGATCTCTCTGAAAATCCTCCGAATAATAACCCCGTTTCTTATGGGCGAAATGATAGGATTCCATATCCAGGGAGTCTTCGATAAAAGGAGCGGCCGCTTCAATACGGGTCCAACGACGGCTGACCATATCCCTGGACCGGTCGCCGTAGTACCGGCTCTCTTTATAGCGGATTTCTCCTTCCAGAACTCCCGTTATTTCGGGGAATTCCTGAACCTCCAGATTCCAGGAATCCCCCCGTGGGCGGACAACCAGACTGCCCAGCATACCGAACCGGGCTTCGGTCCATCCGTTATGCCAGTTGCTGAACCATTCCAGATAATCCATATGGAAAATCCAGCTGCCGTTCTCCTGTCCGAAGGCTTCCCCTGTCACCTGAATATTTTCTCCGTATGGAAGGGATAAGGAAGCCTGCCCCTCTCCGTTTATGGAAAGAGTCCATACCTGAGGATGCTTTTTCTCCCCGGAAATTTCACCAGTCCAAATCATCAGCCCCTGCCTTGTAGCGCAGGAGAAACTGAGAACTGCCAAAATAAAAACGATGCTCCATCGGATGTTTTTTCCTTTTGTCATATTCGGTCTCCTCAGTAACTGACCTTGATGCCGAAGGATGGTATAGGGACCCCCAGATTGAAGTCAGCGGATGTATCCTTATCCTCTTCTCCCGTATAGGAGTTGAAGGATGTATTCGTTTCAGGTTCGTACAAACCTGCCAGAATATCCTCCAGAGCAATATACCACTCCCAGTAGACTTTCGATCCCGGTTTGTAATGCCCGTAGGACAACCTCAAATCGATGGGAGCGGAAATACCGTCCCGCAGGCTGTCGGAATAAAAAGATCTGCGGGCATACTGCTCGATAATGGTCCCATTGAAATCGGCCGGATACATGGTGATGTCTCCCACCTGCGAACGAGGCGCACCGGTTGCCAGAGATCCCATAACGGAAAAGGTCCAGCCGGGATTGAACCGCCAGTTCACCACCAGGTTGAGATTATGAAAACGGTGAAAACTGGGATAATACCATTCGTCCAGAGGGTCTCCGTTACTTTGATAATAATCGTCCGCTTCCTCCTCCGAACCTGTATTGGAAGGGTTGTAATACCGGGCGTATATGAAGGAGTAGGTCAGATAACCGTCCCACTTTCTGCCTGTCTTTTTTTGCAGCATCACATCGAAACCGATCACATGCCCCTTCCCTTTGGTATTGTAATAGAGTATGGCATCTCCGCTCGCATCATCCTCCGTCGTTATAATCAAGCGATTCAGATAATACTTATAGTAACTTTCGGCGGTGAATTTCCATCCATTTCCC is from Marispirochaeta sp. and encodes:
- a CDS encoding DUF4277 domain-containing protein — encoded protein: MTSINSSLENYSSKLIQHLGIVAGVCKEIRLAELIDRHVENGERKVTIGEAVVAMVLNAMGFYEYGITELFFRLLHRYWRIRGLIPDLLTSTRLLSVFTASITVMSKKLRRE
- a CDS encoding energy transducer TonB; translated protein: MTLTSSHSSRTTFIRFSMIGLAALAHVLLLLYFRFSITREAVVAVPEAEVIKLVDFQEYIPPPPPPKPQPKKEVTEVNDQPSVAEKIIQVDEEVVEEEETVSPVVEQEPEYLPQHKISKIPVIPVEEILDRIEYPPMALRQKLEAVVYVELYIDQTGLVRQVIVLKDPKNGFAEAAVKALEGLQCGPAEANGKPVAVRFRYPIRFVLN
- a CDS encoding biopolymer transporter ExbD, translating into MIQLKSSRRPPRTPLSAMSDIGFLLLVFIMLLSLINYRKEVRIEYPEAKQVELTDAEHQLEIWIDQEGVVVVDGDPVNAEELEMLITAAFVEFPDLRIHILADRSTPYRYVNEVVQILQLLQHRVVSFVVKEDL
- a CDS encoding biopolymer transporter ExbD — translated: MKLKKFFTHKADDPMGALNDLSFLLIIYFLVIAGFNTNKGFLVNLPSKEKPRIVQKEDLLKLNLTASGDLVFQEKSLNGEDLDELLDVNLRVHPNLTVALLIDPDVPYQRFVDTLHTIRIRKIENFSFIMAAEEGGSS
- a CDS encoding MotA/TolQ/ExbB proton channel family protein, yielding MTEQWSLFRFFEMGGVFMWPLLIFSILTVALILERVFYILFHDLRTGKVRREALDLIEHGRISQAEEYLNSLKPRNVSGRILREVLKNAPYGEHRMEKAVEAEGQEQIRRLENGFNFLSALASIGPLTGFLGTVSGMIGAFRSIAEAADVNAQLVANGIYEALMTTVFGLIIAIVALVGYNILSHRVDSFAADITKVASDMVAAVSIRQEQTSTRQSLKETTA